TTTGTTCAAATCACAATAAACTCAAAGCACTTCACACATTTGGTAAATCGACAATGGATCGCTATTTGGAGAGTTGATGGTTGATTGGGAGTTTCATGGCATTTGGTTGATAGACAATTAGATCTATTTTTGAATCTTGCTTATTATGAATCGCAATTTGGAGAGTTGACGCTCGATGTAGATCGGTCATCAATCACTAAGCATCAGGTTGTGGCACAACTGCCATTGCGTACAAGCAATTAAATAATCTCAGCAATACGGCTACGAACTTTATCAATCAAAACGTGCGGTGTGCTGGCACCAGCTGTAACGCCGATACTTTTAAAACCCGAAAACCATTCTGACTTCAATTCAGCTTCGGTCTCAACAAGATAAGCTTTTTGGGAAAGTTCAGAGCAAATATCGTAGAGTTTTTGTGTGTTTGAGGAATTACGTCCGCCGATAACTACCATGCAATCCACATTGGCTGCAAGTTCATGGGCCGCCTCTTGACGATCTTTAGTGGCACTGCAAATTGTATTATGAAGTTTCACTTCGGCAAATTTTTCTTTGCATTTCTCAACTACTAAATCCAAAACTTTTCTTTTTAAAGTGGTCTGACAAATTACACCTACTTTTGCACGCTCTGGCAAATTTGCCACTTCATCTGCACTTTTGATCACCGCAACTTCATCATTAGGCACATAACTTCTCACCCCTTTGATTTCAGGATGATTGGCATCACCTACGATAATGACGAAATAACCATTTTGAGAAAGTTTTTTTGCAAAATTTTGGGGAACTTTCACAAGAGGACATGTGGCATCAACGATTTTTAGACCTTTATCTTTAGCCTTTTCTTGAACTTGAAGGGTCACACCGTGACTTCGAAATACAACTGTACCTTCAATATTATTAATATCTTCAGCGACTTTTAAACCACGTGATGAAAGATCAGCTACGGCTTGAGGATTATGTATCAATGGGCCAAGTGATGAAATAGGACCAGAAATTTCTTTAATGGCTTTTTCGCTTAGATCTAAAGCTCTTTCTACACCAAAACAAACCCCTGCAGTTTGAGCAGCTAAAATCGTAACACCATTTTTAACAATGGGCTGGTTGCTATATGGGAGATTTGTTTGGGGTTCTTTCATTTCAGCTGACATTAAAACCTTTTCAATTTTGAAGATATATCAAACACTATTGAGATTTCTTACTCTCAACAACTTTCACGATCTTATCAACAACTTCGTCAATACTCAAGGTAGAGGTGTCGATTTCGATAGCATCGTGGGCTTTAGCCATGGGAGCCACTTTGCGCTGTGAATCAGCCTCATCTCGCTGGGCAATATTTTTGATGA
The DNA window shown above is from Oligoflexia bacterium and carries:
- the ispH gene encoding 4-hydroxy-3-methylbut-2-enyl diphosphate reductase, with the protein product MSAEMKEPQTNLPYSNQPIVKNGVTILAAQTAGVCFGVERALDLSEKAIKEISGPISSLGPLIHNPQAVADLSSRGLKVAEDINNIEGTVVFRSHGVTLQVQEKAKDKGLKIVDATCPLVKVPQNFAKKLSQNGYFVIIVGDANHPEIKGVRSYVPNDEVAVIKSADEVANLPERAKVGVICQTTLKRKVLDLVVEKCKEKFAEVKLHNTICSATKDRQEAAHELAANVDCMVVIGGRNSSNTQKLYDICSELSQKAYLVETEAELKSEWFSGFKSIGVTAGASTPHVLIDKVRSRIAEII